The stretch of DNA AATGTTCTATATTGAAACCAATGAAGCCTTCCAGCCGTCAAATTAAGTAGGAGCTTATTGCTTGGGAGGTTAACAGATGGGGAAGATGAAAAACTTAGTCATTACCATAGTGATTATTTTTGCTCTTGTTTCCGGTTTGGTGATGAGTACATTTGGATCGGCCATATATCAAGAAGGAAATCCACTGCCAATCCTTGTGTCTGCAATCAAACTTCAATTTTCTCAGTCAAATTATGCACAGTTCTCCAAAACAGAAAAAAGAAGCAGGTACCTGTCAGAAAAACAGGGTAATGATGGCTACTTAGTTGTGGAAGAATTTATGAAATCAAAAGGATGGTCGTTTCAAGAGAAAATGGGCTCTGGATTGATTTTCACCAAAAATGGAGAAGATGCAGTGGTGGAAGTCCGACAATACTCTAAATATTATTTTATTTGGGAGATTCAGAAGGCGTTTTTCAGTAAGTAAATTCAGTCATAACCATATACATATACATAAGAAGACCCCTAATCGTATAGAATAGGGGTTTTCGTTCGTATCAATCCTCAAGTTGACTAAAGAAGTCTTTAACCAACTTTTCCAGTGGTGGGAGTTCTTTGGCCAGATAATTGTTCTCTTTCAGAGTGTAAAGAGCACTTTCAGTAATAAATTTGCGGGGTACACCGGAATGTAATAGTTCATCAATAATAAAATCCAGCAGTTCAATAAATTTAGTCTGTTCTGCTTCAATAGAAATATGTTTTGCAATCGTTTTTCTTAATGTGACCGAGTACTGAAGAAGTTGAGTTTTAAAACCCTTATCATTTTTTTGACAGCCAGGAAGCCATTTTTCAATCAATTCTGGTTGAAGCAATTGATCATTGGAGTCGACTACATCTTCCACCATTTTTACTAGGCGGCTAACACTATAACGTACTACTTGACTGACTTTTTCTCCCGTTTCATACGCCATTCGATTGTATTGTACATTTATTTGGAGAATTCCCTGAAACATTATTGCACAATCTAACAAATAAGGTCTTTTGTCCTCGCCAAAAATTTCAATAAAACGCTTATAGTACCAGTGAAGAGAATTCAAGCGACTACGCAGAATAAACTGTTTAAGGTCATTATCATTGGAAGCCATAACCTCTTCAAATAAAGCAATTAATTTATTTTTTCTATTTGTAATCATTTGCAATTCAATCTGTTTAATAAATATTTCAATATCTGAAGGATCCTGACCGACGAGTAAGTCATTTTTTTCCTTCTCCAGCTTTTTGTGAATGGTTTTATAAATTGCGATTAATAACTCATTCTTTGAAGAAAAATAATTATAAAATGTACCCTTTGAAATACCGCTATAATCTAAAATGTCTTGAATAGATGTTGCTTGGAAACCCTTTTCAATAAATAATTGATGGGCAGAATGAATAACATTTTGTTTCCGATTGTACATATAATCACCCTAAAATGGATTTGTACTGACTGTATAGAAATATAGTACATTATTTCTAATGTCTTTACAAACCCATAAATTTGTAGATATTTTTAATTGCAAAAATTGAACTCACAGTATATTATTATGTAAGTGTGAAACAGGGGTATAAAAAATTGAACTAAAAGTTTATAGGGGGAAATTCAATGGATCAATCAAAAGCTGAGGCTAAACGTCCTCCATACGGGATTATTGCGGTCTTAATGATTGGAGCCTTTATTGCATTCTTAAATAACACATTACTAAATATCGCACTACCTTCCATTATGAAGGATTTAGAAATCGAAGCTTCGACGGTTCAATGGCTAACAACAGGATTTATGTTAGTAAATGGAATTCTTATTCCATTGTCAGCATTTTTAATTCAAAAATTCTCTGTTCGTCAACTTTTCTTAGCAGCAATGATTTTATTTACAGTCGGTACTGTTTTAGCTGGATTTGCGCATGCGTTCCCATTATTACTAACCGGTCGGATGATTCAGGCTTCTGGTTCTGCCATAATGATGCCTTTATTAATGAACGTAATGTTAACTAGTTTTCCAGTTGAAAAACGTGGAATGGCGATGGGCGTATTTGGATTAGTATTAATGTTTGCCCCAGCTATTGGACCGACGTTATCAGGCTGGATTATTGAACACTATGATTGGAGAATGCTTTTCCATTTTATTACGCCAATCGCGATTGTTGTCGTATTAATTGGATTTTTCTTACTTAAAGATAAAAAAGGAAAAGTTGATATCAAACTTGATTTCTTATCTGTTATCTTATCTAGCGTAGGGTTTGGTGGAATATTATATGGATTTAGTTCTGCTGGTAAGGACGGATGGGACAGTCCAAAGGTATACGGCACCCTTGCAATTGGTGTCATTGCCTTAGTAACCTTTATTTTACGTCAATTAAATCAAGAAAGACCACTGCTTAATTTTAGAATCTACAAATACCCAATGTTCGCATTATCGTCAGCGATTTCCATGGTTGTTACTATGGCAATGTTTTCTGGGATGCTCCTACTACCAATTTATGTGCAAACAATTCGTGGGATTTCACCGTTTGATGCAGGTTTAATGTTGCTACCAGGGGCTATTTCAATGGCAATTATGATGCCGATTACTGGAAAACTATTTGACAAATTTGGTGGCCGTTTATTAGCCATTATCGGTTTAACCATTACGGTAGTAACCAGCTATTTATTCAGTAAATTAACACTTGAAACAACTTATACACACTTAATTATTTTATATACGCTTCGTATGTTTGGTATGTCAATGGTTAATATGCCAGTTACGACAAATGGATTAAACCAATTGCCAGCAAGGTTTTACCCACATGGTACAGCGATGAACAATACGATGTCACAGGTTTCAGGAGCAATTGGTACGGCTTTATTGGTAACAGTAATGACAACCCGTGCGAAAACACATGCAACGGAACTTGTTGCAGCAGCCAAAGCCAAGATGCTCAGCAATCCGCCGACAACAGCGATTACTGAGGCTATGAAATTAAAAATGCAACACGACATCCAAATGAAAGCTATGCTTGAAGGGATAAATGATGCGTTCTATGTAAGTGTTTTTATCGCTGGTCTTGCTTTAGTCCTTGCACTTTTCATTAAACGTGCAAAACAAGCAGAAGACCCAGGAGAAGCTAAGCCAGCAGGCAATAAAGTAACTGCAAAGCTAGCTGAAAATTAAGGATTGAAGTGCCAGGCTCAAAAGTGCCTGGCACTTTTTTGTGCGACGGGCAGTCGTACCTTTGCTTAATACAAGCATGAATTTACTGTTAAAGGTTGGGTTATGTTACTTCGGTAATAACAGACCCCGAATCCTGGAAGGTTTATTCTCTCGGAGGTGTAAGTCCTCCCGTAGGCATACTGGTAGAACCTACGAAGACTAATCTAGGGCATTACTGTGAGGTAGTGTTTGAAGGAGATGCGGTAAATCGAGAGACCCGTAGTCGGATGAGCAGACCCAAATGCGAAAGCGTGAAGCACATACGGCAGGATAAGTCGGCGACCGTGCGAAAATAACGGGAAGCCCGAACTTTAAAGCTTCTTAGCCAAAGAACCAGTCGACTAAGGAGGGCTTATCAAGTGATGGTGCTGGGTATGTTCAGAAGGAAAGTGCGATGACCCCGTGAGGTCTCCACTTTAACTTTAGGTGTTGATATATAAGGGAAATCCGAAGTTATCAATACAAGTGGAGAAGTCAGACGCCCTCATAGTACGGAAGTAAGATTGCGACCAAACGTAATCTGAACGGAAGGGGGAGCGACCTCGTGGCTCTACATTTATAAAAGTGTGTAATGATAACAGTATACGTTACCTCGGTAAAAACGTACTGGAAGTGCACAATGAAAGGTGTGGAATAAGCATTGAATCAAGAACTAAAGTTCAAATGGCACAGTGTATATGGACAAATTCTCTTCGATAGAAAGCTAAAAACAGCTTGGGAAAAGGTTAAGAGCAATAATGGGGCTGGAGGTATAGATGGAGAAACAGTCACAAGTTACGCAAGTAACGAAGAAAAGAATCTCAAGCAGTTACTCCAGAAATTAAGACTTAAAGAGTACACCCCGTCACCAGTACGAAGAAAATATATTCCCAAAAAGAACGGAAAACTTCGTCCACTGGGGATACCAAATATTGAAGACCGTATCGTTCAGCAAGCTGTGGTTAATGTACTTGAACCTAAATGTGAAGAACTCATTTTCCATAAATGGTCATGCGGCTATCGTCCAAATCTTGGAGCTAAAAGAGTAATGCAAATCATTACTTGGAATATCGAGAGTGGTTACAATTATATTTACGATTGTGATATTAAGGGATTCTTTGACAATATTCCTCATAAAAAGTTAATGAAGATACTTAATAAATATATAGCTGATGGAACTATACTCGATCTAATTTGGAAATGGCTTAAAGCGGGCTACATGGAAGAAGGAAAGTATCACAAAGTAGACTCAGGAACCCCGCAAGGGGGTGTGATTTCACCATTACTTGCGAATCTCTTTCTAAATGAACTTGATTGGGAACTTGAAACCCATGGAATTCACTTCGTCAGATATGCCGATGATTTCCTCTTATTTGCCAAAACAAAAGAGGAAATTGTGCGTGCAGAATCAATAACAAAACAAAAGCTAGCTGAATTAGGGCTTGAGATCTCCATCGAGAAAACGAAAATCGTCGATTTTAACCATGATGATTTTGATTTCCTTGGATTCACTTTTGAGCACTGGAGGAAAAGGAAGAGAGATGGAAAACCATACTACATAGCTAAACCAAAGGATTCTACATGGAAAGACTTTCGCCAAAAGATAAAGGATAAAACAATGAAATCCCTAACTTTTAGCAAAGAAATGTGGGTTGAACGTGTGAATCAAGTAATACGGGGAAAAGTAAATTACTTTTTAACACTTTGGAATGCGATAAACGAGAATAAAAAGTATGGAAGAGAATTTTCATGTTTCTTCAACGTTTTCAGAGATAACTTATTAGCCATAGATAGCTATATAAGAAGAAGACTAAGAGTAGCAATGATACATGACCATCCAAGTCAAAACAAAGGGCATAAGATGAAAACAAAATGGGGAATAGAGTTCTTTGCGAGGATTGGATTAGTTCCAGCATTTCAATATTATTATGGAAAGCAATATGGACATACCATTGAGGACTACATTCAGTACATGAAGGTAAAACAAGAAAAGAAATATAAAAGAAAACTACAAAGAGCCAAAGAACGTGGAGAGGTTTACTTCACAGCCAAAAGAGTCCAAATGATTAACTGTGCACAGGGTAAAACAAGGTATTCAATGTAACATGTTGGTAAGCCGTATGCCTTAATAGGGCACGTGCGGTTTGATAAGGGGGAAGCCTCGTGAGAGGTTTCCCTACTTTATTATATTTAGACTATCCTATATTTGCTTTTTAGGGAAAAAATACTCAATATTAGTAATGGAAGTTATTTTAGGAGGATGCTATATGGTGAATTTTTCAGATGCTTATATTGAACGATGTGATAAAGAAACAGAAAATATGATAAAGGTTGAAACAGGGACTTTTTTAACTCAACCACTCACTTATTTGAAAAAGAATAATAATGAGTTTATCTATCTAGAGTCAAATTGGTTTGAAGCGATTAGAGTAGAAGCTGTTTCGTTAGAGGTTGATGATGTGTTTGGAACCTATGACGTGATGTTAGGGCTAAAGCTTCAAAAGAAATTCGATAAAACATTAAAGGAACATTTAAATACAACTTTACATGGAAATGAAGCCAAATTTGATTTGATGTTTAGTCAAGACGATGGCCTATGGAATTTAAACTTTGCTTTGAATTATGTTGAAGGTTTTAAGGAAGATATGACCTTAAATGAAGCGTTCCAAGTAATTTATCAATTCCTAAATAATTTAGTGGAAGCAGTTAATGTAGGACAAATTTAAAAAACTAACCAGCTATTTTAGCTGGTTAGTTTGTGAGATTGGAATGGTTACCGTTTTGATCCACGTACCATTACTAAACTCTCGAGCCATAAATTCTACACGGTTATCAAAAACATTAACTACATAGCCTTGAGATTGGGTTGTATTTATACCTGTACCCTTAGTATAGGTATAAGCTACCGCACTCGTATTTACCATCGTAACTCCGTCTTGAACAATGCTACTTTGATCATTTAATGGATAATGAGAGTGTCCGCTAAAAAGAATCACTTGTGGATATTTTTTAAGCAATGCTAGTATTTTTTGATCTTCAAGTCCAGCTCCCCATTCACTTCCGTAAACGGTACCTGTAATTGGCTGGTGAAGGAAGATGAAAATTGGTTTGTTATTTTCTGAATGAATAGGTAGAGTTTCCTCTAACCACTTAAATTGCTTATTAGAAATGTAAGCTGAATCTGCATCATCTTCATTTTTGTATGTTGCTAACATGGTAGCTTCTGATTTTTCACCGGCAATCGTTATAAAATGATATCCTCCAATCCACTGATCATAATAAAGTCCAGGAACATTCATCTCATTCACAAATCTTGATATTAGATTTGAATCAGTCACTTTAGAAGCACGATTCACTTTTTTCTCCATCCATTCATGATTTCCCATTACAAAAAATGTATCAGCATTCTGATTTATATTTGCATTTAGGATAGATTTAAACAAATCATATTCTTGAGTCAGACCGTGATCTGTCATATCTCCGCCAACGGCAAGGACATCATAATCAGGTGCCACACTGTTTAAATCTTTTAGTGCTGTCTCAAACTTTTTTACAGTATCATTATTCTTAGTTGAGATATGAGTATCACTAATTACTGCAAGTTGTATATTGGGGTCTGTATCAGTTATTTCATTCTGTTGTTTGGCGGATGTAGGTTGTGCGGTTTCCGTTTCTTGTTTTTGCCCGTTTTCCTGTTCAGTTTTTGCCTGCGGTTCTTCATTGGCCTGAGCTAGTTCTGATTGAATGGGATGTAAACCGATGACATCGATTGCAAGAAATAATGATAGAATTAATTTTAACATTTGTAATTACCTCACTAGAATATTTATTAGTATGTCTTAATGATAAATATCCAACCTTAATTTATTATTAAGATAAGAAAGTAGTTGTGAATTAATTTTCAATATGAAAATTGGTAAAACATATTCACTTTACAAAATACCCTTAAGGGTATACAATTGTTCTAGTATTAAACATCTTGGAGGTTACTCAATGGTTATAACATGGATTATTGCAGCGTTAATAATTGTATCTATATATCAAAGATATGTTCCTGTCATTGGAATTTCATCAGTACAAAATTTTTCTGATCATGGCGAACTTGTGTTACTAGATTTAAGAGATTATCAAACATCTTCAAAAGACGTGATTCCGAACTCGGTAAACTTACCATACGCCTACTTAAAGAGGTACTACAAAGAAATACCTAAGAAAAAGCTTCTAATAATTGCTTCAGATTCAATTGAAAAAAATCTGGCCATCCGTTTTTTAAAGAAAAGGCAATTTTCCATTCACGGTTTTATAATTTTGGATGAAAAAAGGAGGGATAAGCATTGGAGTATGATAAACAAACAAAAAATAGGCTAAAACGAACAGAAGGTCAAATTAGAGGTGTTTTACGTATGATGGAGGAACACCAGGATTGCGAGAAAGTTATTAATCAATTATCTGCCGTTAGTTCTGCCATTAGTCATACAATTGGAGTCATTGTAAGTGAAAACCTTAAGTATTGTTTAATTGAACAAGCAGATGCAAGCAACAAGGATGAAATTGTCAATGATGCTGTAAAGCTTTTAGTCAGAAGTAGAAAATAAAAAGTGTTGACATGAATTTTTTTCTTTGTTAATATACCCCTACAGGTATTTGAAGTTCCCTAGATATCTAGGGATTAAAAATTAAGGAGATGAGTGGTAATGAGTACAAGCACCATAATCATGATAGTATTATTGGTTGGATTTTTTGCTTGGAGGCTTATTCCTGTAAAAGGAGTACGCAATATAACAACCGGCCAATTGAAAGATGAACTTGGTGACAAGAACAAGCAATACATTGATGTTCGTACGCCAATGGAGTTTAAAGGCAGGAATATTAAAGGATTTAAGAATATTCCACTTGATCAATTATCTACTAAAGCAGCTACATTAGCAAAAGATAAAGAAGTTATAGTTATTTTTCAAAGTGGAATGAGAAGTACACAAGCTTCAAAAATTCTAAAAAAATTAGGTTTTAAACAAATTACAAATGTAAAGGGCGGCATGAGCGCCTGGAATTAAAAATTAGGAGGAAATGACAGATGAAACGTATTACAGCTAAAGAAGTGGAACAAAAATTAGTAAATGGTGAAAAGTTAAATATTATTGATGTTCGTGAAGTAGCAGAAGTGGCAACTGGTAAAATCACAAACGCAGTTAACATTCCTTTAGGATTAGTTGAGTTTAAAATGCCAGATCTTGATAAAAAGCAAAAGTATATTATTGTTTGTCGCTCAGGAGCAAGAAGCTCACAAGCTACCATGTTCTTAGAAAGTTACGGATTTGATGTTACCAACATGGACGGCGGAATGATGGCTTGGGAAGGCGAAGTTGAGATTTAAACCAATCAGATATTATAAAAAAAAACATTAAAAATTTTTAAGAAAAATAATACCACAGGGGGTAATTAAAGGGATGACTGTAAAAGCATTGCTAGCAAATGAAGTAGCGGATATGACAGTAAATAAAAAACCATTATTCATATTGGATGTTCGTAATGAATCTGACTATAATGATTGGAAAATAGAAGGAGAAGCTGTTACAAGTATAAATATCCCATATTTTGATTTAATTGATGGTGTGGACGGGATATTAGATCAACTACCAAAAGATCAGCCAATTCTTGTAGTTTGTGCCAAAGAAGGATCATCTGTATTTGTTGCAGAAAGCTTAGCAGAAGCAGGACTTGAACAAGTTTCCTACTTATCAGGTGGTATGAAGTCTTGGAGCGAATATTTGTATCAAGCCAAGGTGTATCAGGATGAAGATTTAAAGGTATAT from Bacillus sp. SLBN-46 encodes:
- a CDS encoding TetR/AcrR family transcriptional regulator, with the translated sequence MYNRKQNVIHSAHQLFIEKGFQATSIQDILDYSGISKGTFYNYFSSKNELLIAIYKTIHKKLEKEKNDLLVGQDPSDIEIFIKQIELQMITNRKNKLIALFEEVMASNDNDLKQFILRSRLNSLHWYYKRFIEIFGEDKRPYLLDCAIMFQGILQINVQYNRMAYETGEKVSQVVRYSVSRLVKMVEDVVDSNDQLLQPELIEKWLPGCQKNDKGFKTQLLQYSVTLRKTIAKHISIEAEQTKFIELLDFIIDELLHSGVPRKFITESALYTLKENNYLAKELPPLEKLVKDFFSQLED
- a CDS encoding DHA2 family efflux MFS transporter permease subunit, with the protein product MDQSKAEAKRPPYGIIAVLMIGAFIAFLNNTLLNIALPSIMKDLEIEASTVQWLTTGFMLVNGILIPLSAFLIQKFSVRQLFLAAMILFTVGTVLAGFAHAFPLLLTGRMIQASGSAIMMPLLMNVMLTSFPVEKRGMAMGVFGLVLMFAPAIGPTLSGWIIEHYDWRMLFHFITPIAIVVVLIGFFLLKDKKGKVDIKLDFLSVILSSVGFGGILYGFSSAGKDGWDSPKVYGTLAIGVIALVTFILRQLNQERPLLNFRIYKYPMFALSSAISMVVTMAMFSGMLLLPIYVQTIRGISPFDAGLMLLPGAISMAIMMPITGKLFDKFGGRLLAIIGLTITVVTSYLFSKLTLETTYTHLIILYTLRMFGMSMVNMPVTTNGLNQLPARFYPHGTAMNNTMSQVSGAIGTALLVTVMTTRAKTHATELVAAAKAKMLSNPPTTAITEAMKLKMQHDIQMKAMLEGINDAFYVSVFIAGLALVLALFIKRAKQAEDPGEAKPAGNKVTAKLAEN
- the ltrA gene encoding group II intron reverse transcriptase/maturase; translation: MNQELKFKWHSVYGQILFDRKLKTAWEKVKSNNGAGGIDGETVTSYASNEEKNLKQLLQKLRLKEYTPSPVRRKYIPKKNGKLRPLGIPNIEDRIVQQAVVNVLEPKCEELIFHKWSCGYRPNLGAKRVMQIITWNIESGYNYIYDCDIKGFFDNIPHKKLMKILNKYIADGTILDLIWKWLKAGYMEEGKYHKVDSGTPQGGVISPLLANLFLNELDWELETHGIHFVRYADDFLLFAKTKEEIVRAESITKQKLAELGLEISIEKTKIVDFNHDDFDFLGFTFEHWRKRKRDGKPYYIAKPKDSTWKDFRQKIKDKTMKSLTFSKEMWVERVNQVIRGKVNYFLTLWNAINENKKYGREFSCFFNVFRDNLLAIDSYIRRRLRVAMIHDHPSQNKGHKMKTKWGIEFFARIGLVPAFQYYYGKQYGHTIEDYIQYMKVKQEKKYKRKLQRAKERGEVYFTAKRVQMINCAQGKTRYSM
- a CDS encoding branched-chain amino acid aminotransferase, yielding MVNFSDAYIERCDKETENMIKVETGTFLTQPLTYLKKNNNEFIYLESNWFEAIRVEAVSLEVDDVFGTYDVMLGLKLQKKFDKTLKEHLNTTLHGNEAKFDLMFSQDDGLWNLNFALNYVEGFKEDMTLNEAFQVIYQFLNNLVEAVNVGQI
- a CDS encoding metallophosphoesterase, with amino-acid sequence MLKLILSLFLAIDVIGLHPIQSELAQANEEPQAKTEQENGQKQETETAQPTSAKQQNEITDTDPNIQLAVISDTHISTKNNDTVKKFETALKDLNSVAPDYDVLAVGGDMTDHGLTQEYDLFKSILNANINQNADTFFVMGNHEWMEKKVNRASKVTDSNLISRFVNEMNVPGLYYDQWIGGYHFITIAGEKSEATMLATYKNEDDADSAYISNKQFKWLEETLPIHSENNKPIFIFLHQPITGTVYGSEWGAGLEDQKILALLKKYPQVILFSGHSHYPLNDQSSIVQDGVTMVNTSAVAYTYTKGTGINTTQSQGYVVNVFDNRVEFMAREFSNGTWIKTVTIPISQTNQLK
- a CDS encoding sulfurtransferase, translated to MVITWIIAALIIVSIYQRYVPVIGISSVQNFSDHGELVLLDLRDYQTSSKDVIPNSVNLPYAYLKRYYKEIPKKKLLIIASDSIEKNLAIRFLKKRQFSIHGFIILDEKRRDKHWSMINKQKIG
- a CDS encoding metal-sensitive transcriptional regulator, whose protein sequence is MEYDKQTKNRLKRTEGQIRGVLRMMEEHQDCEKVINQLSAVSSAISHTIGVIVSENLKYCLIEQADASNKDEIVNDAVKLLVRSRK
- a CDS encoding rhodanese-like domain-containing protein, with the translated sequence MSTSTIIMIVLLVGFFAWRLIPVKGVRNITTGQLKDELGDKNKQYIDVRTPMEFKGRNIKGFKNIPLDQLSTKAATLAKDKEVIVIFQSGMRSTQASKILKKLGFKQITNVKGGMSAWN
- a CDS encoding rhodanese-like domain-containing protein, whose product is MKRITAKEVEQKLVNGEKLNIIDVREVAEVATGKITNAVNIPLGLVEFKMPDLDKKQKYIIVCRSGARSSQATMFLESYGFDVTNMDGGMMAWEGEVEI